The Desulfobacterales bacterium nucleotide sequence GCCATCGCCAGAGTATGCTGTAGATAGCTTTGAGAGCTATGTGATCGCAACCGCGGCAGATGTGCCTCCTGAAAGTCAGTATGCAATCCTTGACAATCCTCATCCTGACGGTCCGTTTGGTGCGAAAGGGTTTTGTGAAAGCTCAACCAATGTACCTGTTCCGGCCATCATAGCTGCCATTCATAATGCTGTAGGAGTATGGATCACACAGTTCCCGGCAACACCTGAAACTGTCCTTAAGGCCTTGGCAAAAAGGCAGTAGGCTCAAGGCATCAGGAACCAAGGAATGCGACGGATGCGCTGCACGGCCTTATTCATAGTTCTGAGAAATGAATCAAATCATGGGGGGATTAAAAAGAAAGGAGGAAGGGAAAATGCTGAAAGAGCAAAAGGAAACATTGGCCCAGGCGGCCTATGACATGGGGTATAATTTTGAAAAAGTCTACCATGGGTGATCCCAGGCGGTGATGCGTGCCGTGCTGCACGCACTCGGTGTTCAAGAAGAAGCTGCATTCACAGCGTCGTTTGCTATGGCCGGCGGGTTGGGGCTCACGCAGGAAACCTGCGGTGCCATAACCGGTGGCGCCATGTGTCTATCCATGCTGTCGGAAAAGTATGGTCGGTCCTGGGATAATTTCAACAAATGGGGTATGGAACAAATAATTGACAGTCTCCTCAAGATCGGCAAGTTTGCAGAAAAATGTACCGAAATGATGGGGGGAAACAAATGCATAGATCTTGCCGGCATGGAGCTCAAAAATGCCGCAGATGTTGAAAAATATGTAGCCACCCCGAATTTTGAAGGTTGCTGCGTCAATTGCGCGAAGGTCGCTAAACTCGTTGTGGAAACGCTGCTGGACGAAGCTTAGCCACCTTTAATTCAATTTTCTTGCTCCCCATGATTGTCTCCAAGCTGCTTGGCCCAATGTCAGACCGGGTCAAGCAGCCGGATACGAATTGCCAGCGTCCAGTTCGTCCTTAAACACCTTTAGTAGAATTGAAACTGTTGGGATAGGCGCCAGGGACTGAGATCCGGTGAGGTGATAAGCCCCCCCCTTTTTGGGGACCGAAGTATAGAGGTCTTTCACTTTTGAAAATCGGCAACAAAGGAGGGAAAAATAGTCTAGTGGATAATCAAAAATCTAATTTGTGGGATCGTCGACCAGAAGGAAGATCAACTTACCATTGGACTCGATGTGGGGCTACCTCTTTAAGCCTTAACAGGCGATACGGTTCATGTCCCTTATTTTTGGTGCAGCCATGGCATGTTGCGCCAGTTTTCCCCGGCGGCTCGCACTTCTCTGCCGATGTTTTTCAACGCGCCACCAAATCCGGTCAGCTCATGCCCTTTAAAATGGGCTACGGAGATGAGTACGTTGGCCTTGCCGATTTCGGCACCGAGCCGCACCGCAAACAAGCACCGCATGCGAAATGAATCGCTGCAACCGGGCCGCAGCCGACAATGCTGAATTGAGGCCTTCGCCACTCACAGGTGGGTTCGATAGCCTTTAACTCTTTCAGGACAACGACCTTTCCGGAAATACCCATTTTTAAGCTTACGAAAAAATAACCTTTACAAAATTATACGAAAGACTTTACATTAATATATACATTAGGTGGCCTACAGCTGCAATGAACGATATGGATGCTATTGCTGATAATTCTCATGGGACAGCCCGTATCCGATCTCACGACCCCCGACGTCTATCGCCCGCGTAATCCACAAGCCAGTGGCTACTATCAATGCGTTCAAAACCATTTTGAATAATTGGATCAGCTTTGGGATGACCGGGATGCACCTCATTTTGGATTTTGGCGCCCCCATGTCATGGATGTCATTCACCGCTATTTGGATTGCGGCGATCTGCATTGTGGATTCGCAAGAGTTAAATGTTCGGAATGTGGTCATGAGTATCTGTTGGCATTTTCTTGCAAGCGGCGGCACTTTTGCCCTTCCTGCCACCAGAAGAGAGTGGTCGAATACGGCGAGTGGTTGTTGACGAATGTTTTGAAAGATGTTCCCCACCGGCAATGGGTCTTTAGTCTTCCGAAAAGATTGCGGATCTACTTTATGTACGATCGTAGATTACTGGCAAAATTAAGCAAATGCGGTTGGAACGTAATACGCCCCTATTTAAAATCAGGCGTGTTAGATGACGATGCCGTTCCCGGGGCCAGTATAGCGGTGCACACTTACGGAGATTTTTTAAATTTCAATCCCCATTTGCACGCCATCGTGTCGGACGGTTGCTTTCGTTCCGATGACACCTTCCGGATGGCGCCCGGTTTTATGGCCAAAGACCTCGAAAAGGCCTTTCAGCACGAGGTGTTAAAAATGCTTAAAAAAGAGGGAAAAATAAATGATGCCATCATTGAAAATTTGCTTTCCTGGCGCCATAGCGCTTTTCAAGTTTATATCGGCGGCAGGATTTTGCCGGATGACGAAACCGGTTTGGAAAAGTTGGCGAAATGCATTATCCGCGCCTGCTTTTCACAAGAACGAATGGACTATAAACCGGTGGAAAGATCCACGGACGGCGTGGCCAAGGTCATTTGCACATCCAAGGACGGCAGAACCCGGAAAACATTTGACGCATTGGATTGGCTGGCGCAACTGGTGATGCACATACCCGACAGATATGAGCAAACCGTACGTTATTATGGCTATTACTCGAACAAGTTGCGAGGCCTTCGCAAAAAACGCGATGAGGACGATGAGATACCAACCCTTATACCCGGCGAAATGTCATCAAAAGAATTCAGAAGGAATTGGGCGCGGTTGATCCAAAAGGTGTATGAGGTCGATCCCTTGGTGTGTCCCAAATGCCAGGGCGCCATAAAAATCATATCCATAATCGATCAGCCTGAAATCATACAAAAAATTTTACTGCATCTGAATCTCTGGGATACGCGGAATCATGATCCGCCGCCTGAAAGCCCATCCTATATCCCCGAATTAACCTGTGACGATTCGGATTCCCAAATTCCCGCTTATGACTATTGGAACTAAGCATTTTTCAAAATAGTTTAACAGGATTAAAGGGGGGGCTACGCCAAAAAACAGCCCTGCGATAACAAAATTTTGCAATATTCACTCAACAACACCTCAATTCCTCTTCAATTTATCCGCTATTTTTTATTGGGTTTAATCGGGCTGAAGCCCACCGCAACATGTTGCGGTGGGCTTCAGCCCGATTTACTATTGCAATTGCCAATATTTTTCTTTATAAAAAGCGAGTTCTTATCTCTGGATACGCCTCCAAATCCAACCGCTTTCATGTTCCGTTGACTGATTCCGTCATTTCGGATGAAACCGTTAATCGATAAGCGCTTGCGTTCCCCCTTGCAGCCATGGCATAAGAAGCGGGTGACGCCGGCCCTGATAACTATCGGCCATGGTATGGCTGAAAGAAAGATGAATAAAGAAGCGGAAACAACAAGACATGAAGATAATAAGCCAAATTCTGGCGTTATGGATCACGGTGTTGGGCTATGGGGTGCTTCGATCGGCTCCGGCTGAAGGCACGGCGACCATTCCCCTGTCCTTTCTGCCACCCGGTATGGCGGTCTCTTTTTGCGACGAGCCGATGCCGCTGGACATTGAAGATGTGCGGGAACGGCTTGAGAAGGAATTTTTACTGATCACCGAAGACCGCGCCCAGGTAACCCTCTGGTTGAAGCGCTCCCGGCGGTATCTAACGCAAATTGAGGCGATGCTCAGGGAAAATCACATGCCCCTTGATTTGCAATATGTGGCGGTGATTGAAAGCTCTCTTTTGCCGCATGCCGGGTCAAGCAAGGGCGCGATGGGATTCTGGCAGTTTCTCGGCCCGGTCGGCCGCCAATACGGCCTTGTCATTAATTCACATATCGATGAAAGGCGAAACCTTACCGCCTCCACCGCTGCGGCGATACGATACCTGACAATGCTTCAGGATCTGCTCGGCTCCTGGACGCTCTCCGTAGCCGCCTATAATATGGGCGAAACCAGATTGCTGGCGAATATTGCCGAGCAGGGAACCTACGATTATTATCAACTGAACCTGCCGCTTGAAACCCAACGGTTCATCTTTCGCATTGTCTGCGTCAAAATGATTCTGTCCAATCCGGCTGCTTTCGGGTTTGAACTCAAGGACGAAGAATACTATCCACCGTTTGAATGTGACAACGTCAAGCTGAGAAGTCAGCATCCCATTCCCGTTCGCGTGGTGGCAACAGCGGCCAACACGTATTTCAAGGTGATAACGGATCTGAATCCCGAGATTATCGGCGGCCTTCTTCCGCCGGGGGATTATCAATTTCTCATCCCCAAAGCCGCTGCAGCGGACTTTCATCCGCAATTTGATCAACTATTGACAAAAACACTCGCCGCTCGAAAGGAACGCAGTTATATTGTTCAGGCCGGAGACACACTTATCGAAATTGCCGACAGATTCGGTGTGCCCATGCCTTCTCTGATGATTTGGAATCGGTTCGATCGCCGCCATGCCATTCAGCCCGGAGACAAGCTGACCATTTTTGAGCCAGGCCCAGACTCAGAATGCAACGAAAGTCCGTGGAATTGACATCGCCTGAAAGAAAACGCCATGCCAAGCAGGCGTTTTTATCTTTATAACCCTTCTAATCCGGCAAAGCCGGATGCTGGAATGCTGGGATGCATAAAAGCCATCTTTCACCCTCGGCAAATATACACGCAAAAGCGTGCATGTTTCTGGTAAAGGGCCTAACTATACCAGACCGGCATTGAAAGCAGGTTATACCGTAATCACACTGCCGGCGGCGGCCAAAACAAAACGTTCCTTAAAGCGCGTTGCTATCAGAACCGTGGCCTTAAAGCCCGTACAGTGCGCGGTACCGATCATCTCCACTGAAAATTCATCCAACATGTCCATGGCCCGCTCGACCGCCGACTCGTCGGAAGCCATCAGATGCGTGCCACCGATCACGGCTTTCAGCTTTGAAATGCCCATATCATTTTTCAGGTGCAACAGCGTGTTAATAATTCCGGAATGCGTGCAGCCCAATATCAAAATCGGCGCCGTATCCGTCTCGATCAACAGGGAACTGTCATCCGGAATGTCGTCGGGAACGATCTGCCCGTTTTCCATTCGCACCAGTCTGGCATCTTCTGGAACGGTTTCCACGGTTCGGGGATAATTCGTGAGGAACCAGACACCATCGCCGATTTTCGTGGTCTGATTCAAAAAAAGAAACTCGGCGCCCAGCGCTTCCAGCTCTTGCTGCGAAAACGGGCATCCCGCATAAAACGGCGGTTTGGACGGTTGCGTCAGATCCATTCCCATGTGTTTAATAAACAAATGCTTGCTGGCCACAACCCGAATCGGCCCGGCTTGCTCGATGGCCCATTTTAACCCGCCGGTATGATCATAATGCCCGTGGCTAAGAAAGATTTTATCGATTGTCTTTAAGTTAATATGCAGTTTTTCAGCATTATACGGCAAGGAGCGCCCCGGCCCCGTGTCAAACAAAAACCGGCCCTTTGCGCTTTCAATCAGCGCACTGAACCCGTGCTCCCCCATCAACCCGGATTTACCCACATAATTTTCCGATAAGATCGTGATCGTTGTTTTCATAGTTTAACCTTCATAAAAATTATAAGCCGTCTTCCGGCCTTTTGCCGGGTTACCGGTAGTTTTCAATATCCTTCGCAAACGTGTCGAAATCCATTTTGGCGAGAAAAAGCGAAATAATCTCACCGACCTTGTCCGCGGTATCCACACGATAAACCCCTTTTGCATCGGTGCCGGCAACGGCTTTTGCATTGGCCACAATGGCCTGCAACGCCGCCGGGGTGATATCTATATGGGCATTGACCGTTATCACTTCCTTTTTCATTGATCAGCTCCACACCTCAGGTTGATATCCACCGGGAAGATGCGCGGTACCCTTCACACAGGGCAGCCCTGTCTCCAGATGCACGCGATCAATCATTGCATCAAGGTGTTCACAGAACCCCCCATCGCTCATTTCCCACGCTTCCTTTCCCTTTTTTGAAAACAGACAGGTGCAAAAATGGATCACCTCCGCACCTTTGGACTTAAGAATTTTCGCCATGCTCACCGCATCATCCCCCGGGCAATGGCAGGTAAAAAGACCGGCAAGCTCACAACTCTCATAGCCGGCAAATCCTTCTTTTCTTTCTTGAAGACAGCGGAAACACCCTGTCATCGGGCATCGATCCATATTTTTTTCGCACCGAATAATGGCTATTTTGGACATCGCGCCTCTCCTTTATTCTCAGTGATTCAACCTTCGAAGTTAACAAACCAAAACATATCACAGGTGGCCTGTATCTTAAATCAAAACTTGCTTTTTGTTCCGGAAAGATAAAGGCGGTGTCATCAGAAAACCAACCGGAATTCCGGATGGTGCTTATTGGCCGAATTCCGAACTGGTTTATACGAAAGTGCTATGTGGAACCAGTCGGTCCGGTAAAAACCGCTTTTTCAGGATTCCGAGGATAATTCCTCGCGGGTCCGGGAAATGGGTCCGGGACTTTGGGTACCCGCACAAGAATATGTTTTTCGGACAGGTTGTTTCCTGGCGGGTTGTTTCCTTGATTGATTTGGTAAATCACTGTAAAGTCGGCATTGAAAAAATGGCACCCGAGACAAAGCAACCGATACCGGTTATCAATTTGGTTCCAGGTGCTTTGAAATCGGCTCAGATGGTTAACATAACTTGCAGAGAATCCAGCATGTATCAAAATCTTAATATTCCAAACTATTTCAGAGTGTACCATGAAATGAAAGCGAGCATCCTTTCCGGCGAGTTCGAGCGGGGCGGCAAAATCGGTACGATCGTAGACTTAGCAAAAACCTATGGCGTCGCGGCTGAAACCATTCGCCGAGCGCTTCATCTTTTGAAATTGGAAGGCCTTTTGAGCATGAAGCAAGGGGTTGGCACGATTATCCCTGAAAATGCCAACCTGGAAGCCATTTTGTTCGGCAACCTGGTTATTCAAAAAAAAATTACCGACGCGTTACTTAATTCGGACTGTACCATCATTTCTTCCGAGTGGATCGCGTCGCTCCCCCGTCGCATCGTGATATTATACGATCTCAAGAAGGCAACCTCCGACGCCAAGGTCTTAAAAATAGTTCACTGCATGAAATTCAAAAGCAACTCACGCCATAAGGTGATTGCAACCCATTATGTAACCGAGGACATCTTCCATCACCTTCAAATGGACAGAAGCACCTCACCCAATGATATTATCCTGTCAATTTGCAAATGGATGGACAAAACGCCCTTAACGCTCACCGAATCCCTGCGGCCTCATCTGTGCATGGGCAAAAATGCCGAATTACTGGGCCTGCCCGACGGAACGCCGGTATTCCATCATGACCACTTTGTTTGTGACAATGAAAACAATTGCTACTATTGGGAGACATTGTCCACGGCAAACCTTCATACCTGTGGACACCAACAAAATTGTGACCCGACTTGACGGACGGGCAATGGCCAGCATCGGCTGCGCACCGCCGCTCGGTTAGTCGCCAGGACAATCGCATGTAGAAATGGACTGCCGGGAGCGAAAGCCTTGAGGGGGATCGGATGGAAGCTGCGGCACTGTTTGAACGCGTTCCGCGTGAGTTTGCCGCAGCTGGAATCCGATTTTTCTCAAGGCTGAAGCGGGCTATGGGTTACATGCGATTGCCCTGGGTTAGTCGCAGAACGAGGTTGACTGTTTTCTGAAAAAATTGCTTCTGTCATTACCCGTCGGATGGCCACAAAATCACAACCCGAGGTAGGCGGTTTTGATGCGCTCGCTTTGGCGCAGGTTTTCGGCGGTGCCCGAGAGGATGATTTTTCCAGTCTCCATGACATAGCCGCGATGGGCAATGGCCAAGGCTTTGTTGGCGTTTTGCTCCACCAATAAAATCGTTGTGTTGTTTTCCCGGTTGATCTTTTGAATGGTCTCAAAGATGATCTGCACGAGCACCGGCGCCAGGCCAAGGGACGGCTCATCGAGCAGCAATAACTTGGGCTGCCCCATGAGCCCGCGGGCAATGGCCAGCATCTGCTGCTCACCGCCGCTCAGAGTGCCTCCCGGCTGATGCCGCCGCTCAGCCAGTCGCGGAAAGAGGCTGAAAATATAATCTCTGTCCCGGTGAATACCGGTCTTGTCCTTTCTCAGATAAGCCCCCATGGCGAGGTTTTCCGTAACCGTCAGATCCGGAAAAATTCTTCGGCCCTCCGGCACCTGAAGAATGCCGAGCCGGCAGATTTGATCGGGTCGCAGGGTGTGAACCCGCTGCCCATTGAACAGAATTTGCCCAAATGCCGGCGGTACGATGCCGCTGATGGACATGAGTGTCGTTGATTTTCCAGCGCCGTTGGCGCCGATCAGGGTGATAATCTCGCCTTTTCTGATCTCCAGGCTGACGCCTTTTAACGCTTCAATCCGGCCGTAAAAGGTGCGAATCTCTTTTAGTTCAAGCATCAAAGCTCTCTCCGAGATAGGCGTTAATGACCTTTGAATTCAAAGCGATTTGGGCCGGTGCGCCCGTGGCGATCATCTCTCCGTGATCCAGAACATAAATGCGATCCGATAAACTCATCACCAGTTTCATGTCGTGTTCGATCAACAGAATCGAGAGGGAATTCTCGTCCCGAATGCGCCGAATCAGGACATCGAGTTCTTCCGTCTCTTTATGGTTCATGCCGGCCGCAGGTTCATCCAGAAGCAGCAAAAAAGGTTCAGTGGCCAGTGCACGAGCAATCTCCAGGCGCCGCTGCTCACCGTAGGCAAGCGAGCCGGCCACCTCATTCACATAGCGCGCAAGCCCGAAGCTTTCCAGTAGCCGATAGGAAAATCGCACGATTTCCAGCTCTTCATTTCGGGTGGCGTTATCCTGCGCCACCGCGCCGAAAATACCGGACCGGGTGCGGCAATGCCGCGCGACCATGAGGTTTTCAAGAACGGTCATGTTTGAAAAAAGCCGAATATTCTGAAAGGTGCGGGCAAGGCCCTTTCGGGTAATAAGATGGGGCTTAAGCCCGTTGATCCGCAGCGGTTCTCCGCCAGCAGGCGCGATGAAAACCGCTCCCCCGCTCGGGCGATATATACCGGTAATGCAATTGAAAAAGGTCGTTTTCCCGGCGCCGTTGGGGCCGATCAGGGCCACAATCTCACCCTTTTCAATATGCAAATTGATGGCATCGAGCGCCAGCAAACCGCCAAAACGCATGGTAAGTCCCTTGACCGCGATCACCGGTTGCATGCTCATGCCGCCTGTTTCCATTCATAGCGCCGTTTCCTCCGGCGAATCAGGCCCTGAGGCCGAAAAACCATCATGAGCACCATACTGGCGCCGAAAATGAGCATTCGCATTTCGGCAAAAGCCCGCAAATATTCGGGCAACAAAATCAAAATCAAGGCTGCCAGAATGACCCCCAAAATGGAACCCATGCCGCCCAACACCACGATCGATAGAATGATGGCCGACTCCATGAAGGTGAAACTGGCCGGGTTGATAAAAGTCGTCTTGGCGGCAAAGATGCAGCCGACCATTCCCGCCCAGGTCGCACCCAGAGCAAAGGCGGTGAGCTTGGTCCGGGTTTTGTCGATCCCCATCGCCTCGCAGGCGATTTCATCTTCCCGAAGCGCGATCCATGCCCGGCCGATACGCGAATTTTCGAGCCGACCCACCACGAAGATGGTCAATAACACCAGAATGATCATGAGGTAATACATATAGACATTGGCCTGCTGGGGGCTTAAGGTCATTCCGAAAAACCACGGCCGGGAAATGCCCGCAATGCCGCTCGGACCAAAAGAAAAGTCGTTCCAGTTTTCCAGAATCAGCCGAATGATTTCCCCGAAGCCTAAGGTCACAATGGCCAGATAATCCCCCCGCAGCCGCAGGACCGGAAATCCAAGCAGAACGCCGAAAAAGGCGGCCAGCACCGCGCTCAGCGGCAGACAGGCCCAAAATCCCAGCTCGAAATGATAATTCAGCAGCGCATAGGCATAAGCCCCCACGGCATAAAAGGCCACATACCCCAAATCCAGCAGACCGGCCAGGCCCACGACAATATTGAGCCCCAACCCCAGCATGACGTACATCAGGGCGGTCGTCAGGATGGACACCTGATAACTCGATGTTATCAAGGGGAAAAGCACCGCGGCGAGTCCGATTGCGATCATTACCGGAATAAACCGCTTTGGTTCGCGCCGAATCCGTTCAGCCAGGTGTTGCAGCCGGCCTTCTTTTTGCTGTCCGGCGCCGAGCTTGCGTCTCATCAAATACCGCCAGAGAAAGGAGAGAAAAAAAGCGCCGACACCGACATATACCAGATTCATCCAGCGCCAGACAACCGTGCGTTCAATCGGGTTGACCTTTATCACCAAAATCGGAAAGGTAAGGAACATGAACCACAGGGCGATTAAAAGGGATTTTAGAAACGCCCGGAAGCGGGGGGAAATCGTCACGTCAATCATACCTTTTCCGAAACGGATTTTCCCAGCAAACCGGCCGGGCGAAAGATGAGAATGAAGACCAGCAACCCAAAGGCAAAAACGTCCTCATAGTCGCTCGACACATACCCCGTGGCAAAACTTTCGGTAAGGCCCAGAACCAGGCCGCCGAGCACGGCGCCGGGAATGCTGCCGATGCCGCCAAGGACCGCGGCTGTAAAGGCCTTGATCCCGGCGATGAACCCGATGTAGAAATTAATCTGACCGATATGCGAGGAGATAAGCACCCCGCCCACGGCCGCAAGAGCCGAACCAATGATGAAGGTCACCGAGATCACGCGCTCGACATTGACCCCGGAGAGCATGGCCATTGTCCGGTCCTGGGAAGTCGCCCGCATGGCCTTGCCCATGCGCGTGAACTTGATAAAGACCGTTAGCAGCAGCATCACCACGGCCGTGGTCGCAAATATAACGACTTCGGAAGGCAGCATAAAATCGGAAAATGCCTCCAGGAATACAAAGTCGGGAATGAGGGCCGGAAAAGAGAGAAAATCGGATGTCTGCGCCAGCAGCACATAGTTTTGCAGAAAGATAGACATGCCGATGGCGCTGATGAGCGGCGAGAGGCGAGAGGCCTTTCGCAGCGGTTTGTAAGCGATTTTTTCCAGGGTATAGCCGTAGGCGGCGCAATAAATAACCGCCGCCAGACCGGCCAGAAGCAACAGGGAAAGCCCGTGAAAACCGAGCAGGGAAAGCACGCTTGCCGTGATCAGTGCCGTAAACGCACCGATCATGTAAATCTCGCCGTGGGCGAAGTTGATGAGTTGAATGATGCCATACACCATGGTGTAGCCCAGCGCGATCAGGGCATAAATACTGCCGCGCGTGAGCCCGCCGAAAAAAAGTTCCAGGAAATATCTCATGGCGCTTCCGGGGTTTCGAATTTCCCATCCGTTACCCGATACATGGAAAAGCCGATTCCCTCGGCGTCTCCCTTATCGTCAAAGCTGATTTTCCCTAGTGGCGTTTCCACCCATTCGGTCCGCAACGCCTTGGCCACGGCATCGTAATCCGTGCTTCCGGCTTTATCCATGGCATTGAGCAGCGCCCGAATGGCGGCATGGGCATTAAGATAAAAGGCGCCCGGATCTGCGGAAAGGGCTTTTCTATGCTGCTCAATCGCCGCTATGGCCATCGGGGATTGGGTGGTATCAATCGGGCCGGTGGCATAGACGCCTTCAGCATATTTTCCAGCCACCTTGATAAAGGTGTCATCCTTTACGCCGTCATCCGAAATGAAAAAGGTCTTCATTTTCTTTTTTCTCATCGCCATGACAATCTTGGCCGCCTCGGGATGGTATCCGCCGTAAATGACCCCTTCCGCTCCGGACTGCCGAATCTTCTGAACGATGGCGGAATAATCCACGGCGCCGGGGGTAACCCCTTCAAACAGCAGCACCATGGCGCCGGCCTTTTCCAAAAACCCTCTGGCGAACTCGGCCAGACCCTTGCCGTAATCGCCCTTGTCATGAATGACGGCAAGACTCTTCAGCTTCAGGTGGGTTACTGCAAAGTCCACTTCCAGCCGGGCCTGCGCGTCATCCGGCGCGATGGTACGGAAAAAATTGGGATACTCGCCGCTATTGGTCAAATCCACATTGGTGGCCGAAGGCGAAATGGTGATGATTCGGGCATCCCGGTAAATTCCCAAGGCCGCCTTGGTCGCGCCGGAGCAAATAGGACCAATGACGGCATTCACCTTTTCGGAAACGATTTTCTGGGCCGCATTGGCCGCCACCTCCGGTTTGCAGGCATCATCCACCTGGATCATCTCGACCTGCTTACCGAGAATGCCGCCCTTGGCGTTAACCTCATCAAGGACAAAATGAACGGCATTGACGGTCGGCAACCCGTAGGAAGCCAAATCGCCTGAATGCGCGCCAACCACCCCGATCTTAATCGTTTCGGCCGCATGACCCCATCCGGCCAGCAGGGCCACAAGGGGCATCAAAACCATCAAATAGAGGCGCTTTTTCATCCTTCCTCCTTAAATTTCAATGAGGTGCATCATTTTTTTTCGCAACAGGCGGATGAAAGACCCATTACCATTAAGCTCATTTTCTGTCAAACTACCGAATGGTTTCGAACCTATTCTCTTTCAAGGATTTCCCGGCCTTTGGCAAAAAGCTTCTTGAGAAGTACGGCGAAAATACATATGAAGAGATGAGGGTTGGCGGCAAATTCGGCATCCGGCTTT carries:
- a CDS encoding branched-chain amino acid ABC transporter substrate-binding protein; translated protein: MKKRLYLMVLMPLVALLAGWGHAAETIKIGVVGAHSGDLASYGLPTVNAVHFVLDEVNAKGGILGKQVEMIQVDDACKPEVAANAAQKIVSEKVNAVIGPICSGATKAALGIYRDARIITISPSATNVDLTNSGEYPNFFRTIAPDDAQARLEVDFAVTHLKLKSLAVIHDKGDYGKGLAEFARGFLEKAGAMVLLFEGVTPGAVDYSAIVQKIRQSGAEGVIYGGYHPEAAKIVMAMRKKKMKTFFISDDGVKDDTFIKVAGKYAEGVYATGPIDTTQSPMAIAAIEQHRKALSADPGAFYLNAHAAIRALLNAMDKAGSTDYDAVAKALRTEWVETPLGKISFDDKGDAEGIGFSMYRVTDGKFETPEAP
- a CDS encoding branched-chain amino acid ABC transporter permease LivH (LivHMGF is the membrane component of the LIV-I/LS branched-chain amino acid transporter), yielding MRYFLELFFGGLTRGSIYALIALGYTMVYGIIQLINFAHGEIYMIGAFTALITASVLSLLGFHGLSLLLLAGLAAVIYCAAYGYTLEKIAYKPLRKASRLSPLISAIGMSIFLQNYVLLAQTSDFLSFPALIPDFVFLEAFSDFMLPSEVVIFATTAVVMLLLTVFIKFTRMGKAMRATSQDRTMAMLSGVNVERVISVTFIIGSALAAVGGVLISSHIGQINFYIGFIAGIKAFTAAVLGGIGSIPGAVLGGLVLGLTESFATGYVSSDYEDVFAFGLLVFILIFRPAGLLGKSVSEKV